Below is a window of Microcebus murinus isolate Inina chromosome 3, M.murinus_Inina_mat1.0, whole genome shotgun sequence DNA.
atatacaaaaaattagctgggcatggtggtgcatgcctgtagtcccagctacttgggaggctgaggcaagaggatcgcttgagcccaggagtttgaggttgctgtgagctaggctgacgccacggcactcactctagccagggcaacaaaagtgagactccatctcaaaaaaaaaaaaaaaaattttagtatcaTAAAAGGGGAATTTCTCTAGAAGAATGAAAGGAGAGAGATGAAAACCAATGCATGAACCTTGTCTgagttcataataaaaataaaacaaaacaaaaaaataaagatataaaggatATTTTCAGTGCAATTGGGGAATACGGATTACATATTAGATATTACTAAAGCAATGTTAAATTTCTTGGGTGTGATAATGATATATTGGTTATGTAAAAGAATGTCCTGTTCTTAGGAAATATGTGGTAATATATTTAGGAGTGAAGCACCATGAtgtctgaaattaattttcaaaacgatcagcaaaaaagagaaagaaaaaataaaatatacacacagagGAGATAAAACAGAGAAATGGATGTCCATTATACCATTCTTACAACCTTTCTGTAGtctagaaaattttcaaaataaaaatcaggaaaaacaaTCTATATGTAGCTAATAGGCTATAGCTGATTTTATTTAGATGAATGTACTAAAtactaataaattatttaatactttataaaaaGCCCACCATGAAATTCTTTCCCATCAAAGCTAACCAAGATAAAAGGAACTAATGTCACCTCTAGCCAGTGTCAGCAacataatttctatctttttctccCTCTACGTGAGCCAAGAATCATGTTTGACTTACCTGTGAAATTAACAAACCAGAAAAACACCTATAGCACTCAGCcactttttcaaaaacaatttaacATTGGAAAACTGGTAACcttctggttttaaaataatttatttcataggTCTGTTTTAATTTCATGTCTCAGAGCATACATTATTTAACCAATAGGTGCTGGACAGAGATTGTAAAAAGGGAGGAAACATTTAGGATAAGAAACCGGCTCAATTCCATCAGAATTTGATCCTACCTTGTAAAGTCTTGCTAGGATAAATTTCTATCATACTCCTTTTGTGCTTACAAAAAACATTAACTTCTGAATTTCCAAtgttgtaaattaaaatttttacaattaAGTATGCATTCAATTGACACACAAGGCAACCAAATAAATTCTGTCATCAACATTAGCATAATGTGTATTTCCTGTCACTGCACTAACATTAAACTAAACTTCAAACCACAAAAACATTGTGACTAACATTAAAAAGGCAAGCTGTAAGATACTCAAAGCTTATAAAGGACAAATTGCACATGGTTAAGATGGGACATCATTTGACAAGGGCTGGTGTTGTGCATATGGCTGCTTTTTTTTATAAGAAGGCCACCGGCAAACAGGGCAACAGTGTCGGCCCCCAGCCAACCACATCACAATGCAATTCTGATGAAACACATGACCACAAGGCAATCCCATTAACAAACAtccattttcaaaattctctAGGCAAACAACACATTCAGTACAGTGCAGCATGTCAGCCGGCCAAGTTAACCAATCAGGTTCCATGTCTTCATTAGTGTTATATGATCCATATGACCTCCCCTTCCTTTCATATGGGCTGGCCTGACAATATTTATTGGCACATGAACAAGCCTCATCATCACAGAGACTTGCTTTTCCTGGAGAACTGTGAAGTATGCTTTGTTTATCTTCAAATGCTTCCTTCTCACTGCTAGAAGTGTCCGTGTTCTCACTGTCTGAATCATTTTCAATATCTTGAGAACCCTCCGACATTTCCTCTTCAGACTGGACTCCAAGACATTTAAATCGCCACATtggtaaattttttatataatcagTTGGTATCAGAGGGTGAAGCCAAAGGTCAGGGAAAGCTAACCGCTCCAAGAATAAGTCAGGGTCTTCGTCCCAATCAGATTCTACAGGAAAGTTCTGAAAAGAAGCAATCGGGTGGAAGAGGTAGCTGGTGTACCAGTCCCACAGACTTGATAACCACTCTAAGTTATTGGCATTGACTTCATCATTGTTGTTGCGCCGTCTCTTTTTCTCAAAGTAATCAATTAGTAAACCATGTCCAAGGTATGTACTGAGAAACAGGGCTGGGTGTGAAGAATAAAACATCCAGTCTGCCCTTACCCACGAAGCCAGTGTGGTTGTATTGGAATATCTCAATAACTTTAAGCTGTATTCATAAAAGCTATCTAAGTAAGGGAGCTGTAAAAAGCCCAACACAGGGAGCCAAGAAATAATTAATAGAGAATTATATGTCCCTAAAGTGCTTATGAGAACCACAAATCGCTTTATGGTAGCTCCTTGTGTAATAAATAAGTCCATCCAAGCCATAAGATTTACTAGAACCAAGCTCAAAACAAAGAGATCATTTACTTCAGGTTGTAATGAGCGCAAAAATGAATCCATGGCCTGAAGGGATATAAATTCGCCTGTGtggtttccatatctgtaaattCCTTCAGGAGTTCTAAGTATGTATGATGGCATGTTATATATACCGATATCTGTCATATAACTCTTGTTGTCCCAATTTTccacatttacaaaaataaactcaactcTTCCAGTAAACTTTATACTTAGCGCAGAGAAGAAAGCTGGGGGTTGGTCAAGGTTTGCAAATAGGTATATTTTTACCCAATACTGATCACTTTTATTCCATTCTTCTTTCAAATGCTCAGCATTATAAATGGTTTTGATCCGAGAAGCTGCATGAGCAgttatccatttaaaaatgtgctcTACTTCAACCTTGCGTCCACTGTATTCTTTAAGCATGACTTTCCCTTTAGAAGTACTTGTTTGCGGAACTGACATAATGAGTGTGGATCGTACCCAGCCTCTTCTCCTGCAGTATCTATAAAAGAATAAACTGTGAGTAAATAGCTAGGCTGTAGTGCAAACAATTTATCTTCCCCTCATAAATTTAACACCTCTTCCCCAAACCAAATAACCTCCAGATAATCAAAAAGTAGTAAAAActtttatactttgttttatatttctatgtttctttttttttttttttttttgagacagagtctcgctttgttgtccaggctagagtgagtgccgtggcgtcagcctagctcacagcaacctcaaactcctgggctcgagtgatcctactgcctcagcctcccaggtagctgggactacaggcatgcgccaccatgcccggctaatttttttatatatatatcagttggccaattaatttctttctatttatagtagagacggggtctcgctcttgctcaggctggttttgaactcctgaccttgagcaatccgcccgcctcggcctcccaagagctaggattacaggcgtgagccacagcgcccggccatctatgtttctttttttaaagaaagtgtaTCATGAAAAGTCTTTGAGTCAAAGGAACCAGCAAATACTTCAGCATCTCTTATGTACCTACTACTGTGTTGTGTGCTAAGATCCAAAAGATAataggcaaatattttctgcttacAAGGAATTAAAAATCCTATTAAAGAGATAAAACAGACTAAAAACCCATATATATTAAcgcaaaaaaaaagttaatgcaggccgggcgcggtggctcacgcctgtaatcctagctctctgggaggccgaggcgggtggattgctcgaggtcgggagttcgaaaccagcctgagcaagagtgagaccccgtctctactataaatagaaagaaactaattggccaactaatatatatagaaaaaattagccgggcatggtggctcatgcctgtagtcccagctacttgggaggctgagacagaaggatcgcttgagcccaggagtttgaggttgctgtgagctaggctgacaccacggcactcactctagcctaggcaacaaagtgagactctgtctcaaaaaaaaaaaaaaaaaaaaagttaatgcaaaaagtttcaaagaaaggaaatattggGAATTTGAGCTggtaaagtattttattaaaggTTTGGGAATTGAACTAGGTCTTGAAGGATGGTTAGAATTCAGATGGgtggaaaaagggaagaaaatagattATGTCACACTCTGAATCCCTGATTTGGTGCAAGCTCCTTTCAGTGTAGCAGTCACGCACACCCATTTATTAACTCAGGCACCTACCATAATGCCTGATGCACATAGGTACTGTTACAAAGTAGTCTTAACAAAAGCTAATCTAGAGGAGAGCAACTGAAATTTAATGTGGAGGAAACACAGAGAGAAAGTGTTTAAGAGATTCAGTCTAAGAATTGTCCCTTCTTTATATGGAGTAAATATAGAAGAATTTAACTAAAATTAAGTCATTTGTTTAGATTTATCCAGCAGGGTTATGACTTTTGGTTATGACTTTACTCCTTTTGGAAATAGATAGCTTCTTGCTCTGAGATTTGTGATATCCAATCTCCACCTAAAAAAACTAGGcaacaaatgaaaggaaatgatgAAAACAGCTATTGTATCACATTGGAGAGATTTTAAgtgaaaacattttcctttttttttaagtattttttttcataaacctATCATGTGGTATTTtatgatatgatttttattttatgtataatatttacCTCAAGAagttgtaaaaaaagaaaatccaccaCATGGATACATTTTGTGCATTACAGGTTtgtaaatgaatataataaatgtttgatttcttattttgctACTCCGAGTATTGATGTAAAAATCATAGATATTATGCTtagcatgaattttattttattaaattaaataaacatcGTATGATCagatattaaaagagaaaaaagttgacATATAGTAGCATATGGTTTTATAATGATAATACAGCTAATTTTATCTCAGGAATTTTGTGATATAGTTCTAGATAAACgaagaaaacatgttttatcTTAAAGACAGGGTTAGTAATGACTTTGGAAAACTATCTGGGTGACTCAGAATCATAGACCATGACTCTTAGCTTCTTGTTGAGTTGATTCACTTCCCTAACAAGATAGATTCCATTAATATCAATATTGCTTTAACTGAAATGGCTTGAAAAGTATATATTCCTACAAAATATCTTCTATGCAATGCAAAATAATGATTAACatgaatttaatgttttttatttttaccctctCCAAAAAAAAGCAACAAGTCAAATGTATGTGGATAATTATCTTATTTACatcttaaatatctttaattaGCTTTAATGTTTTAATTGCATATGACATTTGTTATGACACATTTCTActcttggcttttctttttatcttcctaTAACTACCTTGGCTTCTGATTTGTGTCATAAATTAAATGCCAGTCTTTCTGACAGAAAACCTTACTCCATAAAAAGGACAAGATCTAAGTGTATACATTTCTTTATGTAAGGAAACAAATATATTGTGTGCTTTCTTTTCAGTTCAGAGATAAGTGACAGTTTAAGATTTATCATTCTGGATAGAATTTAAAAGtacccaagaaaataaaattccaaatgtcATCAAATATCTTTCAGATCAAATGTTTTTCAGCCCTGGAAAATCTCTAATACTTATGAAACATCAGGCTACTAATATACAATTTCTAAACACTggtctaaagaaataaaaaacatatagtaTACCATACTAGTTTTAAAACTCTACCACtacatataaatgaaaactaaTGTACATActgtttttaagaataaaattgtattaccttatatcaatattaacatttttattgccaattaaaaaaaaacttttttttctcttttttttttaacgtgatatgtgtacaccatggaatcaaaaaaaatttttttaaaggcctaaataaattcaatgacaaTACCATGAAAATATCGTCTAGTTCTTAAAGTAAATCTTTTGGGATCTCTTAGAGACTTTTGAGATCTCTTAGAGAATTTAAAGactaaaaatgataagaaatatgGCTAATGAGTTTCTGGTGTGGCATGCTATATTTAAAGAGAAAGCTTGGTATTTCTGTTTCTATATGCCATTTCTTCAGACAAGGTCATTGGTCTCCTTGGCTTTCCTGGCTCTCTTTCTAATTCCCCATTccatttcccttctccttccctgcttATTCCATAGGCCCCTTATCCCTGACACTCTCACCATAAGCTTTCCTGTTTATCACTCAGTTCCTACAATTCCCATGTTACCCTTTTTCTCTTTACTACTCCCTATTTCCCCAGTCCTCAGATACACACATAAATACCACCTCATCtactttctgcaaaaaaaaaaaaacaacaaaaaacaaaaacaaaaacaaaaaacaacagagTGTGGACCTGACAGGAAACACCCTTTGAAATAGATCTCTTGGATGGGGAATGAGATAGAATCAGGCAAGACTACTCCTACTGAGTATacgtagaaagaaattaaaactgctACAACTGGACAGTGTGAGAAGCTGCCCAGAAGCCATGGTCCTAAATGTTCTCAGGAGAGCTGCTATGATTTGGATATGGTTTGTGTGTCCCCAtcaaatctcatgctgaaatcTGATCCCCACTGTGGTGGTACTGGGAGATGGGGCCTAGTGGAGGTCTTTGGGGATCATAGGGGATATCTCATGAAAGGCTTGGTACTGCTCTTGAGATAGCAAGTAAGTTCTAGCTCTCAAAAGACTTGGATTTAGTTCTCATGGGAAAGGATTAGTTCCCAAGAGAGTAGGTTGTTATAAAGCCAGAACCCCTTGGGTTTGGTCCTCTTTGCACATCCCCGCTTCCCTTTTGACCTCTTGTCAGGTTTTGGTAGCACAAAATCCTTCACCAGAAGCCAAGCACATGCCAGCTCCATGCTCCTTGTACAACATGCAGAAATGTGACATaaacaaacttctttttttcataaacCATCCAGCCTCAGGTAGtcttttatagcaacaaaaaCCAAACTAAAACAGGAGCTGAATAGATCAGATAAGTATGGCTATACAATGGGACCAGCATATTGAATGAACCTGCCCCAGAGGCCACCCAGAGAAGGGACTATGGTCAAAAAAGCAGCACAGACAATGGAATACAGAGTTCCAGGATTTTTAcaaatctgaaatcaagatgaCGACTCAATTAttcaatatataattaaaacactTCCTGAATAACACTATTCTCTGTCCACTTACAACTTGCATTGAAACTCTGAACACTCTTTTCTGTATCTCTGTATTTTTTGTTCTGTATCTCCATAGAAAAAAACTGACCCTGACTAAGCACAGCTTGTATGGCAAGAACAATTCTTATTCTAGTTGGAAGACTTTCCAAATGAGGAGACAACACAATCTTGAAACTTATACAAGTCAACTTATACAATGCATCAAAATCATCTTTGTGATGAAACTTAAGAGGAAGTGTAGAAgtgatttttaataacaaaaaattacagctgcaatcaataagaaaagcaaaaagttaCTCAAAAAAGATTTCTTCAATCAACAAATAAGTtgattactattttttctttgacaGAAGAAAGGTAGAAAAGGCGTATGgttgattaaagaaaaagaggatGAATCTGATTTTGGACACTAGGTTTTAGGGAAAAGAACATATCTaggataaaaatagaaagaaattaattggccaactaatatatatatataaaattagccgggcatggtggcgcgtgcctgtagtcccagctactcaggaggctgaggcaggaggattgcttgagcccaggagtttgaggttgctgtgagctaggctgacgccacggcactcactctagcctgggcaacaaagcgagactctgtctcaaaaaaaaaaaaaaaaaaaaaaaaaaaaaaaaaaaaaaaaaaaaaaaaaaaaaaagaacatatctaGGGACAGTCGTAGAGCAGATGGAAATGAGTAAAGACATGTAAACTAGAGATCAGAATGATGGAAGATGATTTAGATCAGCACAGGTCACCTAAAGCTATGAATGTGCTGAGGtctctttgaaaaagaaaattgcaaatcaaaactacaatgagatatcacttaactccagtgagaatggcctttatcaaaaagtctccaaataacaaatgttggcgtggatgtggagagagaggaacactcctacactgctggtgggactgcaaactagttcaacctctgtggaaagcaatatggagataccttaaagcgatacaactgaatctaccattggatccagcaatcccattgctgggcatctacccaaaagatccaatgacactctacaaaaaagacacctgcactcgaatgtttatagcagcacaattcataattgcaaggctgtggaaacagcccaagtgcccatcaatccaagaatggattaataaaatgtatatgtataccatcgagtactattcagctctaagaaacaacagtgatatagcacatcttatattttcctggttagagctggaacccatattactaagtgaagtatcccaagaatggaaaaacaagcaccagatatattctccagcaaactggtattaactgagtagcacctaagtggacacataggtactacagtaatagggtattggggggggagggggggcgggtatatacatacataacgagtgatatgtgcatcatctgagggatggtcatgctggaaactcagacttgtggggggagggggggaagggtatttattgaaaccttaaaatctgtacccccataatatgccgaaataaaaaaaaaaaaaaagaaaattgaacaaaaatcaactcacgctggataacagacttaaacctaaggtatgaaactattagaattctagaggaaaatgttggaaacactctcctagacatcggcctaggcaaagagtttatgaagaagtccccaaaggcaatcacagcagcaacaaaaataaataaatgggacatgatcaaactacaaagcttctgcacagccaaagaaatagtcatgaaagtaaacagacaacctacagaatgggagaaaatttttgcatcctatgcatctgataaggggctgatactagaatatacttagaactcttgaaaatcaggaagaaaaaatcaaataaccctattaaaaagtggacaaaggacttaaacagaaacttttctaaagaagacagaagaatggccaacaaacatatgaaaaaatgctcaacatctctaatcatcagagaaatgcaaatcaaaaccacaatgagatatcacttaactctagtaagaatggcctccatcaaaaagtctccaaataataaatgctggcgtggataggagagagaggaacactcctacactgctggtgggactgcaaactagttcaacctctgtggaaagcaatatggagataccttaaagcgatacaactgaatctaccattggatccagcaatcccattactgggcatctacccaaaagatccaatgacactctacaaaaaaagacacctgcactcgaatgtttatagcagcacaattcataattgcaaggctgtggaaacagcccaagtgcccatcaatccaagaatggattaataaatgtatatgtataccatcgagtactattcagctctaagaaacaacagtgatatagcacatcttatattttcctggttagagctggaacccatactactaagtgaagtatcccaagaatggaaaaacaagcaccacatatactcaccagcaaactggtattaactgagtagcacctaagtggacacataggtactacagtaatagggtatagggcaggagggaggggtgggtatgtacatacataatgagtgagatgcgtaCCATCTGGGTAcgcatgctggaaactcagacttgtggggggagggggggaaagggcatttattgaaactttaaaatctgtacccccataatatgccgaaataaagaaaaaaaaaggactgaagATACAGCCTTAAAATGTACCTTTGatagaaagaacacagaaaagaaaaagacagagacagaaagacagagaaagatctcagagagaaagaaaatagatctcTTTGAAAAAGGTCTCTGAGGtctctttgaaaaagaaaactgaaacaaaaaggaCTGAAGACACAGCCTTAAGATGTATCTTCgatagaaagaaaacagaagagaaagagagagaaaaacagagacagaaagacagagaaagatctcagagagagaaagaaaataactatcaGTTTATCAAAAACTATTAATCAAGTACCTATATAACCAACAGTGTGTTAACCATTATAATTAGCTTTCAGTTCAGGCAAGCTTCTAATacattatctttctaaaacaagAAAGATCCTGGTCAGGACTCAAAATTGTAAGATTTGCTTAATGAACTTACCTGGGATCACTGGAACAGTTAAATGTGCCCGTACGTATTCCAAATCTTGACACCTTTTTTACCATTTTCTCCCAGTGAATTTTACCCACCAAGGGACTTCTGTCATTTGCTATGACctattttccaaaaaagaaaaaaagaactttaattaCCTAGAATGGAGTCAAACCAATCATTTATATCTACActataatttcacttttttgaaaaagatattCTGATCCCAGTTCTTATTTACTGTATCACCATATTATCATTGCAATTCTTATAGAAGGAGCAACTATCCAACAGGAAAAGACTTTAAACACTGAAGAGTACATTAAACTCCCACACTCAGTTACACAGAGAAGGAgtcaaaatcatattaaaaagctACCCATGTTCACCACCATGTGCCCTCTTCTCTAGAATTAAGTTACACAGGAAGAAAATGTCCCTTGgagtcatttttctttgctttgaaaataaaattttaaatagtaatcTAAAGAAAGCTTACTAAAATTATCACATGTAAGTTCAACaagttcaaatttttaaaagtataattatgaAGCCAAGAGTCGAACACATGTTTTCTATTAAACTATGCTTTGACAAAACCAATAAATACTACTACTTCTGTGACTTTTtccttaacaacaacaacaacaacaacaaaaaatatgagCAGCtctaacatataaaaaaattaccgTAATGAATTTTACATTCTTGAACTTCCACTTCAAATTTGCAAATAGCTTTCAAACATAGTTAGGACTGGGAgaagaaaaagttttcaaaaaatacaagtggctcatgcctataatcctagtactctgggagacaaaggcaggaggactgcttgagctcaggagtttgagaccagcctcagcaagagcaagaccctgtctctactaaaaaaaaaaaaaaaaaaaaaaaattagctgggctttgtggcatgtgcctgtagtcccagctacttgggagactaaggcagaaggactgcttgagcccaggagtttgaggttgtagtgaactatgataataccactgcactctacccagagcaacagagcaagactctgtctcaaaaaaaaaaaaattctaaattaacaTTCAAAATATGTACTGACTTCTCTTATTTATAAATCTCAGCCTTTCTAATAATTAACACCTTTTCCCTTTATCCCCTAATCTAACTGCCTTGAATAAAGGCAGAATTTCAATGAAGATACtagtaaaacacaaaaaatattaaaaacaaaacacaaaataactaACTAAATCGGAACTTAAAAGAAATGTCTAAAATGCCAAAAATGTCTAAAGTCAT
It encodes the following:
- the RNF103 gene encoding E3 ubiquitin-protein ligase RNF103 isoform X1 encodes the protein MWLKLFFLLLYFLVLFVLARFFEAVVWYETGIFATQLVDPVALSFKKLKTILECRGLGYSGLPEKKDVRELVEKSGDLMEGELYSALKEEEASESVSSTNFSGEMHFYELVEDTKDGIWLVQVIANDRSPLVGKIHWEKMVKKVSRFGIRTGTFNCSSDPRYCRRRGWVRSTLIMSVPQTSTSKGKVMLKEYSGRKVEVEHIFKWITAHAASRIKTIYNAEHLKEEWNKSDQYWVKIYLFANLDQPPAFFSALSIKFTGRVEFIFVNVENWDNKSYMTDIGIYNMPSYILRTPEGIYRYGNHTGEFISLQAMDSFLRSLQPEVNDLFVLSLVLVNLMAWMDLFITQGATIKRFVVLISTLGTYNSLLIISWLPVLGFLQLPYLDSFYEYSLKLLRYSNTTTLASWVRADWMFYSSHPALFLSTYLGHGLLIDYFEKKRRRNNNDEVNANNLEWLSSLWDWYTSYLFHPIASFQNFPVESDWDEDPDLFLERLAFPDLWLHPLIPTDYIKNLPMWRFKCLGVQSEEEMSEGSQDIENDSDSENTDTSSSEKEAFEDKQSILHSSPGKASLCDDEACSCANKYCQASPYERKGRSYGSYNTNEDMEPDWLTWPADMLHCTECVVCLENFENGCLLMGLPCGHVFHQNCIVMWLAGGRHCCPVCRWPSYKKKQPYAQHQPLSNDVPS